The Astyanax mexicanus isolate ESR-SI-001 chromosome 14, AstMex3_surface, whole genome shotgun sequence genome window below encodes:
- the pax9 gene encoding paired box protein Pax-9 — protein MEPAFGEVNQLGGVFVNGRPLPNAIRLRIVELAQLGIRPCDISRQLRVSHGCVSKILARYNETGSILPGAIGGSKPRVTTPTVVKHIRTYKQRDPGIFAWEIRDRLLADGVCDKFNLPSVSSISRILRNKIGNVGQQNQYESSKQTSHPPPQPALPYNHLYSYPTPIAATGTKVPTPPGMSSLPGHMAMHRIWPSSHSVTDILGIRSITEQQISDSPSSPSAKLDEWSAISRSNFSSASSPLGVDKPYLETDAKYSQTPNGLPTVNSYVTAPSIHPYHPHTQVSPYMGYSGTTSAYVTGPTWQPPSGSALSPHSCDIAAPRAFKGMAASPDSLYSVTASAL, from the exons ATGG AACCAGCCTTTGGGGAGGTGAACCAGCTCGGCGGTGTTTTTGTAAACGGAAGACCCCTGCCCAACGCCATTCGCCTCAGGATTGTAGAGCTGGCTCAGCTGGGCATCAGGCCTTGTGACATCAGCAGACAGCTGCGGGTCTCTCATGGCTGCGTGAGCAAGATCCTGGCCCGTTACAACGAGACCGGCTCGATCCTCCCTGGCGCGATCGGTGGCAGCAAGCCGCGGGTCACCACCCCGACCGTGGTGAAGCACATACGGACTTACAAGCAGCGGGACCCGGGCATTTTCGCCTGGGAGATCAGGGACAGGTTGCTTGCCGATGGGGTGTGCGATAAGTTCAACCTGCCTTCCGTCAGCTCGATTAGCAGGATCCTTCGCAACAAGATCGGAAACGTGGGCCAGCAGAACCAGTACGAGTCCAGCAAACAGACGTCCCATCCACCGCCGCAGCCTGCGTTGCCCTATAACCACTTGTACTCTTACCCGACTCCCATCGCAGCGACGGGGACTAAGGTGCCCACCCCCCCCGGCATGTCCTCTCTACCTGGACATATGGCTATGCACAGAATATGGCCATCGTCTCATTCTGTTACAGACATTTTGGGCATTCGGTCAATAACGGAGCAACAAA TTAGTGACAGTCCGTCCTCTCCCAGCGCCAAACTAGACGAATGGAGCGCTATTAGCAGGAGTAATTTCTCGTCAGCGAGCTCTCCACTTGGAGTGGATAAGCCTTACTTAGAAACTGACGCAAAATACTCACAG ACGCCGAATGGATTGCCCACAGTGAACAGTTATGTCACAGCTCCCAGCATCCATCCCTACCATCCTCACACCCAAGTGTCGCCTTACATGGGGTACAGCGGCACCACGTCGGCCTATGTGACCGGCCCCACATGGCAGCCGCCCAGTGGcagtgctctctctccccacagctGTGACATCGCTGCCCCGCGGGCGTTTAAGGGCATGGCAGCCTCCCCAGACTCCCTCTACTCCGTCACCGCCTCTGCTCTGTGA